Genomic window (Bacillus pumilus):
GAATATCCATCTAGCCTCAGGGGAGTCTGTAAAAATTTCATTTAACAGCAGAGAAAAGCTAGAAGCAACGTTTGTCATTCACATGCCGCTGACAAACGCTAGATCGAAGCTTCACAATACAACAGAGCTGCCGCTTCGCGAAGTATCGAACGGAACATATGAAGGCTATTGGACAGCTACTTCTACTGCTAAAGCAAAAGGCGCGGTCATTGAAGTGATTGTGCGGGATGATTATGGAAATGTCACAAGACAAAAGGCTTCAGGTACATTAAATATCAATGAAAAGTAATTCGTAAAGAAAAGACACGCTCCTAGGAGACGTGTCTTTTCTGTTTCCGAAAGCTTGTCTCGAAGAACACCCTATTCGCCCTGCTCACATTCCTCGACAAAAACAATAACAATCCACCAAAAGTTCTCTATCATCCCCAACAAGAATTGACAGACTTCCATCTCATGACTGTTTTATACTGGTACAAACAAGTGCAAGTACTGCTTTTGATTCTTTGTTCAGATGAAAGGAGCAGAAGGTGGTCATTTATTTAGATGTGATTTGGCTGTTAAACTTTTGTTTTGATCTATTGCTTCTCTTACTCACTGCATTTATTCTCAAACGACAAGTAAAAAAAAGGCGATATATGTTAGGAGCACTCATTGGATCGAGCATTGTTCTCTTGCTCTTTACACCATTTGCAATCGTTGTGTCACACCCTTTAGGCAAACTACTTTTTTCTGTCTTCATCGTGCTTGCAACCTTTGGTTTTCAAAGATTTCGTTCCTTTTTTCAAAACCTGTTTGCTTTTTACTTTGTAACCTTTTTGATGGGAGGAGGCATGATCGGGGTTCATTCGTTTTTGCAAACCAATACAGTGATTCAAGATGGACTGCTGATTTCACAAAACGATGGCTTTGGTGATCCCATTAGCTGGCTTTTCGTTTTAACCGGCTTTCCTGCGATTTGGCTCTTTTCCAAGAAAAGATTGGGGGAGGTTGCTACGAAAAAAAGACAGTATGATGAACAAGT
Coding sequences:
- the spoIIGA gene encoding sigma-E processing peptidase SpoIIGA, translated to MVIYLDVIWLLNFCFDLLLLLLTAFILKRQVKKRRYMLGALIGSSIVLLLFTPFAIVVSHPLGKLLFSVFIVLATFGFQRFRSFFQNLFAFYFVTFLMGGGMIGVHSFLQTNTVIQDGLLISQNDGFGDPISWLFVLTGFPAIWLFSKKRLGEVATKKRQYDEQVLVEIHIHGETIRLNGLVDSGNQLYDPMTKTPVMIVQADQLTTICGEPFIELMKQSHPVEVMQKIDDQFALLDRLRLVPYRAVGHDHGFLLCLKPDTVVIYSKTHIIQPAKCFVGMSLSGLSADQEFQSIIHPDMLDGKIIQGVS